The window TggtgagatcgagggcgcaaatcAAAGGGGGTTCGAGGGTATGCTCTCCCGTAAACTCCTGAAATGcagtttcctgcattctacaagtaaaattcatctctgcttcaaataatatttttgattcataaTTATTCAATAAATcagcaccccccaccccacccccacccctgcacCGGCGTGCCTGTGCTTGAGAGTTCTAGTAAACAGTAAAGCTTGATTTTGTGTTCGCACGTACAGTACAACAGTCATAGTCTACGTGTAATGAGCCCACGTACGTAGAAAaacaccgacctcggtggcgtcgtggttaagcctcGGACTTAAGGGTGACaggcactgggttcgcagcgcggtgtaacagcccaaaatataACCCCGCTAAACTATACCCGGGTTTAAAGTTTTATACCCCTGACCCTAACCCTCATTTTGTATTACTAACTTGTAGgcctatacaaaataaataaataaataataacaataaacgctcgaaaagaaaagcaactattgctttcataaaaataaaactatcacagattagtaattttagaagatatttcgTTCTTCTCTAGCATAAAAACAACCCTCTGGACATTGAAATACAGACTAGAGAgatatattctgggctagcctgtttttgaccccggggtatattctgggctagtccagtttataccccgAGTATAGTTTGGGAGGGGGgatatattttgggctattacaccggtaccggttcccatcCAAAGCGAGTGTTAATgactcagtgtgtaggtgtaagaccactatatccTCTTCTTTGTCACTAACCaactctcctggacagacagcccaaatagttgagacgtgtgcccaggacagcgtgcttgaaccttaattggatataagcacgaaaacaagttCAAATGATTTCAAAGTAAGATTAGCGAAGATAGATATGGGGATCAAGGGAGATAATGTAGTTTCGATGTCTAATTCAACTTCTGGAAGAGTTATCGAAACTTcgtagaaaaaacaaaacaaacaaaaacacacactagataaataaataattaaaattaaaaaaccccgatacagatcacattaattttattatttactaacaTAAACGTTCTCCAACTCTTACAGTTTGACTATCCATAGGTCATATAAATCAAGGGCTGAAATAATAGGCCTATGAAATTATCAGGcgtgtattaaaaaaaacgtcTTTTTGTATACTATAGAATTAACTACGTTATTTTTTTTCCCGAacaaatttttttcttctaaattgcacacatatatgtatatatatatataagaaatggttattttttttttttcaaaaacgcgtttactttttttcttacgtcaaaccacactgaaattatttacaataaaaaccgTTTTGTAGGCTGGGGCGGACTATAGAAAGGGCGCTACCCCAGCCAACCTCCATCCCGTCCCTGCACGGTGTTCTGGACACGCTCCTGATTACCGACCTAATTCGTATTTCGGGCAGCCGACACTCTGAAAGACAAATCCAGATAACTTGATTGACAAGTCACAACTCCATTTTCTTTTAAGATTTGTTCGAATCCCACTTTTACATAATCAGTGAATGAAATGTCGTCTTTAATTCAACatgggcgagatttagctcagttggttgagtgcttgcctgagatgcttcagtcgcaggatcgaaccaccttgcgTAGAAAAGTGCCATAACGtgaggggaggaggggggaagggcgcgcgcgcgcgcgcacacacacacacacacacacacacatatcaatagatgtaaaaatatatttaaaaaactccATCGCTGTTGCTACAAAGGGACGAGGAACATGCCCTTGCCCTTcccccacttcctacgccagtgaccacttgtcaaaggccgtggtatgtgctatcgtttctgtgggaaagtgcatacaagatcccttgctactaaaggaaatatgtagcgggtttcctttctatgagcTTAGAGTATGtcaattagcaaatgtttgacatccaatagccaatgattgattaatcaaaagtgtcgttaaacagaacaaacttctaacagtttgacatccaatagccgatgattgattaatcaaaggtgtcgttaaacagaacaaacttctaacagtttgacatccaatagccgatgattgattaatcaaaggtgtcgttaaacagaacaaacttctaactgtttgacatccaatagccgatgattgattaatcaaaggtgtcgttaaacagaacaaacttctaactgtttgacatccaatagccgatgattgattaatcaaaggtgtcgttaaacagaacaaacttctaactgtttgacatccaatagccgatgattgattaatcaaaggtgtcgttaagcaaaacaaacttctaacagtttgacatccaatagtcgatgattgattaatcaaaggtgtcgttaaacagaacaaacttctaactgtttgacatccaatagccgatgactgattaatcattggtgtcgttaaacagaacaaacttctaacagtttgacatccaatagccgatgattgattaatcaaaggtgtcgttaaacagaacaaacttctaactgtttgacatccaatagccgatgattgattaatcaaaggtgtcgttaaacaaaacaaacttctaactGTAGTTcaactattaattattattaaatggttCTGATTAGTCGAAGTTTCAAGATATAATTAATTCAGGTATTCttcaggatatatattttataaatggcAAAATTGGCTGGCCTGAAACTTGTTCACAATATTttcccatcattctacccatAATATTAGGCccagttgtaatccatataaaaaatacagtgTAACGTTTTGAactcaattttagtttttaaattatggctaaAACAGTCGACAACCCCTCTCCCTCCCGGTCCCGCCACTACAAAAAtgtgagcccgtacgcctatggtaaGCAAGAAGCTGTTATTTTCAACTAGAAGTACGATGTACATActtgtaaaaagaaaattgcATGTGCCTTTAAACGTGACCCATGACGTACATCTGTTAAAAGAGGAATTTAGAAGAGAAATAAGAAAGTATGCAGAAAGTTAACGTCTGCGAGTTTTTAAATTCTGTGGTGACTCGCGACCAGTCGACGACCGCATGTCAAAGTTGGAACTGGTCCGCCGCCTGACACCCCTGGAGACAAATAATCTACTGGTGCCTTACCATGTAGGGATTGGCGGGTAAAAGGGACCCACCCATTGGACGAGGAGCGTCACATGGCACAACACGAGAGTAGACGATTCTAAAAAGGCCCGCTCTCTTGCGACTAAAACCGATATAGACGCCAGAAGCAAACTAATCCAGATAATCAGATAAATCGTAAGTAACCTTTAATTATAATCTAAATACTCGGTAAAATCACGACAATGGCGCTGCGAACATTTGTACGCATCTGCTAATCTATtaagtacaatttttttttaattaattgtcttttgtctttgggtttaattgttttcaggaaaaagggaaatgttttaattggcCGCCATATTGAATTTTTTCGCGAATTAATTTTCTCAAAGTAATAGGAagtttttcacagtgtttttattgatatttttatagGATATTGCATTCTTGAAGTTTTTCTGactaaatgacgtaataattttgtttgtgtgggggAGGATTTCAAATTTACGGTTCGGCTCCAGTGCAGAGAaataaagcttttttttttttaaattcgaaATACTTTGcgtttatttattgtgtttttctgGGAACAGTTCCCGGTATGTCATTTCGTGACAATGATGGGGCTATGGGGGATTCAATCCCCGGATTTGCAGGTTAGCCCGCACGAAGTAGGCCACATTTCTATTCTGACACCTCCTAGTTCTGGGTACGTAGACAGAAATTCTAGGTATCACCGTTCAGTCAGTACGGGGTCCGGTACCGTAGAAGGGGGGACACCGTTGACGGGTGGTCTTGGTATTCATTCGGGGCAGGGGACAAATGCCAATAGGGGCAGTTTGGTTTTCTTCCCAGAGGGGGGTAATCCACCCAGGGGTGACGTTGCTTCCTATCCAGAGGGGAGTTACCCGAAAGGGGGTGGTACTTACCCATGCCCAGAGGGGGGTAAACCGGCCAGGGGTAGTCATGATTCTTACCCAGAGGGTAGTTACCCGAACAGGGTTGGTACCATTTCACGCCCAGAGGGGGATAACCCAAACGGGGGTGATTTCGGTCCGTCATCGGAGGGTGGTTACCCACACAGGAGTGGTCCACTGTCATACCCAGAGGGGGGTACTCGGCACAGGAGTAGTCCCATTTCTTATAAGGACGGATTTAACCCCCAAAGGGGTGGTTCTACCGTTCACCCACAGGGGAGGTCGATGTATCAGGGTCGTATCCCATATCGCCAAGGAGGGGGTGATGTAGACAGGGATGGATTTAATTCTCATCCGGAGGGGAGGTTCCcagtaagggggggggggggtggtgcgCCGGAGGAAaggttatttcatttcaacaagaAAGTGGAATATGATGGCAAAAGTAGTTGGAAGGCTTTTGAAACCAAATTTCAATACATGGCCGAGTGTGCGAACTGGCCCCCACAGCGGTGTAAAGGGGgaactttgtttttcattacagGGTAAGGCTAGTGAATATTATGCCCTTATATTGGCCCCCCAAAATCTCCGGTATACAGAGATTATGCACAAGCTGGCGAAACGATTTGGGTCGTATGATATGTCGAGTTCGGCTCAGATGGAGTTTTTCACGGCTAAACAAAAACCAGGGGAGGATATCAGAGATTGGGCGGACCGGGTGGTAGTTCTAGCAAATAGAGCGTTTTAGGGTCTGCCCGACGACTTTATGTCTTCTCAGGTAACGACAAGATTTTGTCAGGGCTGTGAAGATGTAGCGGCGGCACATCATTTGTGCAATGCAAATCCCCGGACTCTTGACGATGCTATGGATACGTTGTTACGGTGGCAGTGCACCAATGCGGCTCTGAATGCTCGATCTACTGGTAGAATACCGGGTAGTACACCGTTAGAGGCTATTGTGTCCCGCGTAGACGGATGGGGACACagtatgggtatgggtaactatatttacgtgcccctatccacgagggttcaggcacgcccaccccggattcagcctctgacatcgccagttgtCGATTCTGGGGCGGGTGGGGACACAGTGATAGGAGTACAATCAATAGGGAGCTTAATCCGGTGGGAGACAGTTTAAGAGATAGATTGGATTTTTTGTCTAGTCGGGTGGATGAACTGTCAATCGGTGGACAGCGGGTCGCTCAAATGAGTGTTAGTAGAAACACTGGTAGCCTTGGGCGGGAAACGCCTAACGCCCCCCTCTCTGCTATGGAGAGACTAGAAAAAATGGTGGAACATCTGATGACGGAAGTGGCAGAGTTAAAGGGGCGGAGAGCGAGTAGcccagtgggggggggggggggggggggacaggtcGCATTTTGGTAACAACAACAGGGGGCAGTTCCAACCTAGGGATAGGTCACCTTCAGTGGGTAGAAGGGAGGGGTCTCCTTCACCACCGGGAAGGGAAAGGGTGCCTCCTAGATGTTATCTTTGCAATAAGGTGGGACACTTTCGAAGGGAGTGTCCACAGTGTAAAGGAACGAAGTCGTTAAACGGGAAAGGGCTGGGTCAGTAGGCCTTAACCCAGTCCAAGAGAGTAGTGGTAGACGGCCTCTAGCAGGTATGGTACCGTTGGGTACCGGGTGCAGGGCTGTCGGCACCAAGGGGGTGGCTGGCAGTTCTGTAGGGAAGAAATCTGTaagttgagggggggggggtgtagagaTATGTACACGTCAGAATTCGGCGTCCATCCAGAAGCCAACTTTACAGAGTGATCATTGTATCATCATCATGCCCGAAGACCAGACCCCTGGGGGAGGGGATATGTGTCAAAACATGAAAATCGATGTAGCCTTGGGAGAAAGTAGCCAGGATAAAGTTACATGGTGTGACCAGGAGACGAGTATGACCTCGGAGGAGGTGGTTGCAAAAACTAACGACgtcgcagggggggggggggggcacctggaAAGGGGGTGGCTGTAGAAAATGCGGGCGTAACAGTGGGGGCAACGGGTGGGGTGGCTGAACAGGAAGGGCTAGCATCGAAAGAGTCACATGTAGATCGGACTGTCGAAAATGGGGTGACCTTGGAGAGTAGCCGAGATAGGGTTACGATAGGGGGTAACCAGGGGAAGGATGTAGTCGTAGAGACTGTGGACGTAGTGGCGGTAGCACATGAAAAGGGGGTGGCTGCAGGAACCATGGATGTGGCAGTTGAGGCGACGGGAATGGCGGCTCAAAAACAGGGGTCAGTTTCGACAGTGGTGGTCGAGGGGGTGACGGCACATTCTGGGGGTGTAGATGACGATGTTAGGGACAGCCCAGGGGTGGGTGATGTTCCGGATAAGAAAAAAATGGTagtagaagaaaggaaggtaatCGTACCTCCAGAGAGCTGTCCAATGGAAGGGCAGATAACAGTGGAGGCGGTAGGGACAGAGAAAGGGGAGGCAACACCAGTCATCAGACTTAAACCTGTAAGCGCTGGACCTATGTTCTCTGTACCTGTCATTGTAAATGGGTGTTCTGTAAATGCCACAGTAGACACTGGGGCTGAGGTGAATATCATTGCTGACCGAATCTATGATAGCATGGTGACTAAGCCTAAGGTTATTCGGGCTGTATCTCTGAATACCGCAGGCCGAGAAATGAAAATGGAAGGGATTGTTGTCGGTCCTGTGACCTTGACACTGGGAGATACCCATTTTCAGTCCAAAATGTATGTGGCCCCAATCGAGGATGATATGTTGTTGGGTTTAGACTTTTTGAGGGCTTGTAATGCAAAGTTGGATTTACAGGCAGGCACACTGACGGTTGGGGGTAAATCCATTTCTATGATTTGTGGATTGATTGGTCAGTCGCCAGTGGTGGCGAAGGTTAAGGTGCTAGAAAAGGTGGTGGTACCGCCAAATTCAGCGAAACACTTTCCCTGTAGTGTGAGCCGAAGTATGCCCACATTTGTGGTTGAGCCGAGCACGGAGTGTGTATCGACATTAGCAATGATGCCATATACGTTCCAGGCAGCAGGCAACAAGGCTAGTGTGTGTCTGGTGAATTTGGGTGATAGACCAGTAACACTCCAGGCACAGCAGGTTATGGGACATGCTATGGAAGCAGCACCGGTGGTAAATCACAAATTGCCGCCATCTGCTACGGTAAAAAGGTTGAAAGAATATCAGGGTGAAAAAAAGGTGGTACCtgaatttttgaaaaaatatgtACGACAACTCTTGTAAAGAGTTGAACTCCGAACAAGCGGAAAACCTGGCCGCTTTACTGGTTGAGTACCAGGATGTGTTTGCCCAGAGTGACTTTGACTTTGGCTCATTTACCACGATAGAGCACGAGATAGATACGGGTAATGCCCGGCCTGTCAAGGCAAGAATGAGGCGAACACCCCAATGTTTTGTCAATGAGGAAGAAGCTCATTTACAGAAAATGCTAGATGCAGAAATAATTCAGCCATCTGCGTCTGAGTGGGCTTCTGCTCCCGTACTGATTCGTAAACGGGATGGAGGGGTACGGTGGTGTATTGACTATAGAAAGTTGAACGAGGTCACTGTCAAAGACGTGTACCCGTTACCACTGATAGATGAGTGTTTAGACACCCTGTCTGGAAATATCTGGTTTTCTAAACTGGATGCTAATTCAGCATATTACCAGATTGGTGTTAAAGCAGAGGACCGGAAAAAGACAGCTTTTGTGACAAAGTATGGCCTTTTTGAGTTCGTACGCATGGGTTTTGGGCTGTGCTCGAGCCATGAACTTGGTTTTGAGAGGGTTAACGTGGAATGTGGCATTAGCATTCTTGGATGATATTTTGGTCATGGGTAAGGACCAGGGTGATCATTTGACTAATTTGCGGTCAGTCTTTAACAGATTTCGCGAATATGGTCTGAAGTTCAAACCCAAGAAATGTGAACTGTTTCAAACAAAGGTGGAATTTCTGGGTAGAGTGATAGGTCCCAACAGGGTAGAGATTGGTACTGTATATGCCGACAGTGTTCGGGAGTGGCCTATTCTCCGGTGCACAAGGGAAGTAGAGAGCTTTTTGGGCTTTGCCAACTACCATCGCAATTTCATAGCTAACTTTGCGGAAATTGCAGTCCCCTTGTACGAGATCACGGGTAAAAAAGCATTTATGTGGGGACCTGCTCAGGAGGCAGCTTGGGTTAAGCTAAAAGATGCACTGGTATCCACTCCGGTGCTAACTTTGCCCAACAAAGATGACCCATTCATATTTGATACGGATGCGTCGGACAAGGCAATAGGGGCAGATTTGTCTCAGCTGCAAAACGGCACCGAAAGAACGGTTGCTTATGCCAGCTGTAGCCTCACCTCCGAACAGAAAAAATACTGTACTACCCGGAAAGAATTGTTGGCGGTTGTAAAGTTTACCCGTCAGTTCCGCCACTATCTGCTGGGTAGGAGGTTCTTAGTGCGAACTGATCATAACAGTTTAACCTGGTTGTTAAACTTTGAGCAACCACAAGGTCAATTAGCCAGATGGTTAGATGAACTGCGTCAATATAACATGCAGATTCAACACCGACCCGGTAAGCAGCACATGGACGCTGATGCCTTATCACGACTGCCTTTATCACAACCATGCCCAGAATTTAAGGCAGGTGTCAGACTACAAGACTTGCCTTGTGGGGGCTGCAAGTATTGTGTACGAGCCAATGATAATTGGGGCTCGTTTTTTGACAACGTAGATGATGCAGTACCTTTAGCCACCAGGGTGGATCAACTGACACTGGTACGGCAGGTGGTTTCCGCTGTGACTGAGAGTGCGTCAGTGGTGCAGAGTACTGAGTTCCAGCAGTTGCTCACTGGGGGTATTGAGTTCGACCTCCAGCCCCAGAGTACAGGgccattgtgtacacatataGATGTAGGTGTGGTCCCTAACAAAGTGCTGTCAGTAACTATTACTGAGGACAGTTCGGGTGACAACTCCTTTGTGGGGTACTCGGCTGACCAGATGAAGGAAAAGCAGCGTGAGGATCGGGGTTTGAGACAGGTTATCCAATGGTTGGAGACGCAGGTAGTACCCAGTGAGGCAGAATTGTTTCTGGGTGACCGTGAATCCAAGTGCTATTGGATTAACCGGGACACGTTTCATTTAGATGAACGTGGTGTACTGTACAAACGAATTGTGGATGATTCGGGGAGCAGAGAACTGCTAGTTGTACCCCATTCCTTGCGACGGGAGTGGCTCAGGGTAAATCACGACATTCCAGCATCAGGACACCAGGGCGTGGAACGTACCAAATGCAGAATGCGTGCCAGGTATTATTGGTACGGTATGTCTAGGGCTgtaaaaaacgttttgtttacCTGTGTACAGTGTAACCGTTGTAAGAAGGGTAATAGGAAGGCGAGGAGCCCCATGAAACAGTTTCATGCGGGGGTTCCTATGGAGAGGGTACATCTCGATTTCCTGGGACCATTACCCAAGACTGAAAATGGTAATGAGTATGTACTCATGATGGTAGACCAGTTTACAAAGTGGGTAGAGTGCATACCATTGCCatcccagacagctgaggtgacAGCAAGGGCAGCTATCAATGAGGTTTTCTCGAGATTTGGTTACCCTTTTGAAATATTCACTGATCAGGGGAGAAATTTTGAATCGGAGCTATTTCAAGAAGTGTGTAAAttgctccatattcataaagCCCGAACCACACCTTATCGTCCATCTGCTAACGGACAGGTCGAACGGTACAACCGTACACTCATGGATGCTGTTCGATGCTATATTGACAAATCTCAAACCCGGTGGGATGATAACCTGGCTCAGTTGGCAGGGGCCTTACGCTCTGCGGTAAACCGCCACACAGGTTACACTCCTAATCACCGTATGCTGGGTAGAGAGGTCAATCAACCTGCAGATCTCATGTTCAGGCCCCCTGTAGGGAAGCAGCCGGCACATGTTGATGAGTATGTGGCCCAGCTTGAAGAATCCATCAGGAGTGCGCATGAACTGGCTAGGGATAAGTTGGGTGAGTCCCAGAAAAGAATGAAAAGGGACTATGACCTGAGAACAGCAGAACACAAGTATTCCAAAGGggactatgtgtatgtgttggacACGGCTGTTCTTAAAGGGGACAACAAAAAACTTAGCCCACCATGGAAAGGTCCTGGACTGATAAGGGAATGCATTTCCCCTTATTTGTACAAAGTACAACTCCGTAAAGGAGTGTCAGTGATCAACCATGACCGATTAAAATTGTGTAAAGATCGGAGGGTACCACCATGGTTAGATCGGGCAAAAGGGGAGTTACTGGGCCAGAAGAAGGAAACAACAGAACAGGGTAGACAAACTAGGGGAAAAACAAAGAGCCAACAAACTTATTGTTTTTGTATGGGGCCTTACACAGGTGAATTCATGATACAGTGCGACCGGTGTAAAGAATGGTatcatggtgtgtgtgtggaggtaaCTCCGGAGGAGGGTAGATTGATGGACTTGTACATTTGTCCCGTGTGTGGAGCAGACTCACCGCAGTGAGTACCGTCAGAGGGGTGGTGAGTACGGTGTGTTCCATGTTGTGCTTCTTAGGACTAGTTGCACTTTCACTTATAGTCGCCCCTCTTATGTAGTTCCTTTCTCCTTGGTTGTTGTCTCTATACACTGCTTAACCACGCTTTACTGTGCTTGATTGTTGTGGTTGGTGTGCTCGTTGATATGGTGCTTAATTATCTCTATTGTTATTTcttactttttattaattatggttGATTTCTTGAAATTAAGTATTGTCATTATATACCAAATGGACTGGTTGGTGAGtatgtaaattgtttttttttaggttatATTGCATGATTTGCTGATTTGCTAATTAAAGTATGTATTTGCTGATTTTCTGTTTATTGGTTCAATGGTGTTGTACTTGCTGGTGTGGGGAGATGAGGTGCACGGATAAGTTCCCGACAGAGGACACTTTAACTATTCATTATGGTAGGTTGGCTTGTTCGGGTTAGTATTATTTAGGTCCTTTTGAactgttcttttctttctcatAGAAAATGAATCACGAGGACCAAACAGTTGTGGGTAGGTGGGGGAGTGACGCTAGCCGAGGTGGACCCATCACCTCAAGAGGAGCCAGCCGAGGTGGACCTATCACCTCAAGAGGAGCCAGCCGAGGTGGGGCTACCACCCCAAGAGGAGCCATCCGAGGTGGGCCCATCACCTCATGAGGAGCCAGCCGAGGTGGAGACATCACCTCAAGAGGAGCCAGCCGAGGTGGGGCTACCACCCCAAGAGGAGCCAGCCGAGGTGGGCCCATCACCTCATGAGGAGCCAGCCGAGGTGGAGACATCACCTCAAGAGGAGCCAGCCGAGGTGGGGCTACCACCCCAAGAGGAGCCAGCCGAGGTGGGCCCATCACCTCATGAGGAGCCAGCCGAGGTGGGCCCGCCATCTCATGAGGAGTCCGTCGAGGTGGGTGTGTCGCCTTGGGAAGAGGACCTGGGGGAGGTAAGTGTGTCTCCACCGGCGGCGGCGGGGTCGTCACTCCAATTGGAGGATTCCCTGCCCGATATCCCCCCTTTCTGTTTTCCCAGGCTGATAGACTTAAAGGAGGGCTCTCCCCCTCCAGGATTCTTACCCCGGGGGAGACGACGGGGAATCTTGGGGGCATGGGAAAGGGGAAAGTTGCCTACATTCGGGTTTCTCATGTCCAGTCCGGGACTGTCCAGGCCGATTCTGTCCAGGTTTCCACTGGGGGTGGCCTTACCCCGGCCTCCACCGGGGTTGGGCTCGCCCAGATCTCAGTTAGGTCTGTGTTCCCCCCGACCCACCTCACCGGAATCGACCGAGTCGGTTTCGCCCAAGGATGCTGGGCGTACGCCCTGACCGGTTAGCCTTGGGGAAAAGAGGAAGGGGTCAGACACGGGTaaaggacggggggggggggggggtaagaaGTCTCGGGACTCCAAATGTCCAGTCCCAGGCTGTGGGACATGCACCCGTAAATTACGGGGAGTCTCCGTCGGCGGAAGGGGACACTAGGGTGGTCTCAGTTGGGGCAGAGCCCGGTGAGAGCTGGGCGGCTTCTCCTGGGCCAGTATTCAAGGGGAGGGATCGGCTCCAAGGGGTGGATGCCCATTTTCATCCAAAGTCTTGTGCCCGGGTAATGAAACTGGGCACAGATCCCAGTTTGGAGAAAGTGGTGCGGCACCACTATCCACACCGTATTCCCTGCCCCGTTATTGATGTGATAGGGGAGGTGTCAGTGTACATCGAGCCGGGTCACT of the Gigantopelta aegis isolate Gae_Host chromosome 12, Gae_host_genome, whole genome shotgun sequence genome contains:
- the LOC121385902 gene encoding uncharacterized protein LOC121385902, which produces MGKDQGDHLTNLRSVFNRFREYGLKFKPKKCELFQTKVEFLGRVIGPNRVEIGTVYADSVREWPILRCTREVESFLGFANYHRNFIANFAEIAVPLYEITGKKAFMWGPAQEAAWVKLKDALVSTPVLTLPNKDDPFIFDTDASDKAIGADLSQLQNGTERTVAYASCSLTSEQKKYCTTRKELLAVVKFTRQFRHYLLGRRFLVRTDHNSLTWLLNFEQPQGQLARWLDELRQYNMQIQHRPGKQHMDADALSRLPLSQPCPEFKAGVRLQDLPCGGCKYCVRANDNWGSFFDNVDDAVPLATRVDQLTLVRQVVSAVTESASVVQSTEFQQLLTGGIEFDLQPQSTGPLCTHIDVGVVPNKVLSVTITEDSSGDNSFVGYSADQMKEKQREDRGLRQVIQWLETQVVPSEAELFLGDRESKCYWINRDTFHLDERGVLYKRIVDDSGSRELLVVPHSLRREWLRVNHDIPASGHQGVERTKCRMRARYYWYGMSRAVKNVLFTCVQCNRCKKGNRKARSPMKQFHAGVPMERVHLDFLGPLPKTENGNEYVLMMVDQFTKWVECIPLPSQTAEVTARAAINEVFSRFGYPFEIFTDQGRNFESELFQEVCKLLHIHKARTTPYRPSANGQVERYNRTLMDAVRCYIDKSQTRWDDNLAQLAGALRSAVNRHTGYTPNHRMLGREVNQPADLMFRPPVGKQPAHVDEYVAQLEESIRSAHELARDKLGESQKRMKRDYDLRTAEHKYSKGDYVYVLDTAVLKGDNKKLSPPWKGPGLIRECISPYLYKVQLRKGVSVINHDRLKLCKDRRVPPWLDRAKGELLGQKKETTEQGGGVTLAEVDPSPQEEPAEVDLSPQEEPAEVGLPPQEEPSEVGPSPHEEPAEVETSPQEEPAEVGLPPQEEPAEVGPSPHEEPAEVETSPQEEPAEVGLPPQEEPAEVGPSPHEEPAEVGPPSHEESVEVGVSPWEEDLGEVSVSPPAAAGSSLQLEDSLPDIPPFCFPRLIDLKEGSPPPGFLPRGRRRGILGAWERGKLPTFGFLMSSPGLSRPILSRFPLGVALPRPPPGLGSPRSQLGLCSPRPTSPESTESVSPKDAGRTP